The genome window AGCACTCTCACTCAACAGCtgcctacacacacatacacacacaacagagtgtgtgtgtacactTCATAAAGACTGTGCCGAAAATTAACTTTGACACACACTCTATGTGCCATAAAAACGCAGCTCATTGGCTCCTAAACATGCCGTTTATGAGGGCAAGCAAGAAGGAAAGGGAgggagtgagtgagagagagagagagaatgtatgtgtgtgtgtgtgtgtgctataGGCGTGGCAGTAAAAGGAACATGGCTAAGTACTCTACTGAAGCTGTCATAGCTCTGACCATAACATTGCATTGTGATTACATGTGCGTGTAGACTGTCTACGTATGTGTgtaggagtgtgtgtgtgtgtgtttggtgtgtgtgtgtgtagagttGAATACCAAGAAGCGTATGTCAATAAGCAAAAGCAGCTGTCAAAACACAGACGCTTCGACCAAACTGGATGCTAATGTAATTTGACAATGAACCGATGAGCCAGAGTCCAAAGTCCAAAGTCCAGAGCCGTACCACTTGTAGGGTCCTGACTCCTGACTCCGACCATGCCTCACTGCCTCACTGTGTAGACTGTTTGTCTGGCTGCCGGTTTTCCGGCTGTGCCCCATGCAACTTAATCGATTGACATTGTGGCATTTTGGGGCATTTTCTAGGTAATCGACTTTGATGGCCCGCCAGTAGACAGTACATGAACTTAATGAGTTACCCCACCCTACAACAGGCTCTCTGCCCCCGCCCCCCATTGCCATTACTCGAATACAGCTCGTAAATCGCTGAGGGTCCTTTATGAACACATTTCGCCACATTTAGCCCGTTAAATTCGAATACGCATTAAAGTCCTTTGGCACTTAGGgtcaacaattttgttttgttttccctTTGATACATACACCCTCACCTCCATATGCATAAAGcttataaaatgataaaaaaaaaagagaaaaacacgagagaagaatataaaataaaatgaatataacgAAATAGAGTCGCGCTTTCATAATGGCCTCCTAACGTCCTTAATGTGTGTGCACTTAAATCTATTATATAagaatgcataaaatattgcatataaattatgcGGCAATGATTTAGGCTGGATCTGATTTGTAATatcattaaaacaataaagtttacTAGGCACAAAGTTTGTGATTTATATTATAGCAAAAGTTGCTGCAAATCTGAACGTAAAGCTATAGCTTTTAATGTGGAAAGGCAttcgaattaaatttaaattgaaaatcggaaaaaaattcaaacaattcAGCAGTTTTTAGGagcttttcagttttttagaagattaaatttcgaattgaatttaaattgaaaatcagaaaaaaatcaaagaattcAACAGTGTTTAAGagcttttcagttttttagaagattaaatttcgaattaaatttaaattgaaaatcagaaaaaaattaaagaattcagCAGTTTTTAGGagcttttcagttttttcgAAGACAATTTATATGGAACttaataatgattttaaagtaaatttcttAGCCTAAACATAAAGCTCTTTGAATAAGCgtaattgacaaaaaaaaaaggacgattcagaaatgatttttgtagcaaggctgcaaactacaaaaattgttgttaaagaCTAAGGCTCGGTTCGGAAACCGGATTGTGCACCCCTTGAAACAAAAGTTTGGATTTGAgccttgttttaatttaataaaaaaaaaaattttatcgtttgaattttttcttgactttttaagccaattaaattttgaactaaaaaaatttagaattttgataataatacaaatttattttatacgaCTTATTTTTTCCGAAATCTCAAATAGTTGAGTATTATaagaaaagcataaaatttatgtaattattcgGAAAACGGATTATGTATCCCCTGAACACAAAGTTTGGATTTAAgccttttttcaatttaatacaaaaaaaaaaaaaaatttttatcgcTTGAAGTTTTTCTTGACTTTTTCGATAATAATttcgataaaaaatatatatttaattgatatgaCTTTTTTTTGCGAATTCTCAAATAGTTGAGTAATTtagaaaagcataaaatttttgtaattattttatattttcgaaaCGAACCTTTTATTAGTTAAAgtggttcggtttaggttcgggacCGCAGGGTAAATAACTTCGAGGGTTTGGcccagaaccggtttgcatcCTTGATTTGTAGACATTGTTAATTTGAGCTTGTGGCAAACAGATTTGTTTGATTAAGGTCCAGCCTAATGCAGGACCAGGAGAATActtgcattaaaataatgttgtaTAAGCGCAAAATTGCGTTAACAAATCCAATCTGCAGTTTGGCCCGCTCTCGGTGCCCGTCCAGATAAATGAGTGCACAAATGGGCGTTTATGGGCacattgccacattgccacatgACCAGATGACCATGATGGCCACATTAAATTACAGGCGTGCGAATGGCTTTTGCCGAAAGGAGCAAAGGAGtccaaaatacacacacaagcacacagcAACTTTCGGATGAAACTCAAAACCCGAGGCAGTACGTCTTTTGATGATGAACTGCCGGTTGGACACAGGTGCTGCTGTGGTGCCTCCAGTAGTTATCCTCTCTAAAGCTGAAGGCATTCATTTTCACTCTAGCTGGGGTTCGATTTGCGGTTAGATGAGAGCTACCTAAGCGTAAGGGAAGGTGGAAGGGGATGAAGTTAGAAGGGgagcagagagagagcgtgTTGCAACAAAAACTTAACAAGCTGGTCAGGCGGCCAAATAGATAAACTGACGCCACAAGCTACGCTATTTGACTCCACAGCAAGGTGTtgcacaagcacacacacaaacacacacacacataccatacatacgaatgtgtgtgtgtgtgtgcgtgtgtggcaTGCATGCACACATGCCACAGACAAGCGTTTCAGATttacaaaacattttattcattGAGGGCGACTCCAAGTCGCAgctcagattcagattcagattcggGCAAGGGTTTCGGTTTTTTCCAGTGTAGTGGGGGGGGCAAGGGCCTTGTCTGTGTTTGCGGTAGACAGGGGACGACCCCTCCCTGCACCTCTCCACggctgttgcaattgcagcaCGTCCATCAGTGGCCCATTGTCTGTGTCGCGCATACATAATGAAGTGAACCAGAACTGCAGCTTTTGCCCCTTACTCTGGCTGTACCTTTGCCACACCTGCCTCGCTCATGAcgttgataataataataacgatgctgatgatgatgatgatgatgttgccatTGCTACTGCTACTGTTGCTGTCATTTACAGCACTGTGGAGTGAGTGCTGATTGGCCAACGTTTTGTTAGAACCAACTGTAGGGTGGGGTATGGGGCATTGAAGCATTGAAAGAAGCGCAATTAGCACTTCGATTGTGTTCGGTTGACGCGATTTGCATCAAATTAATGTCTTCATcaacagacaaacagagcGACGCCCTCGACAAAAACGTCAACTGACGAGCCATCCCTTTCTCACCCCttttaatgttgttttgaAAAAGATCACAAACAAGGGTCAATTCCGGGAATGAAGGTTTCCACTTTAAATCACTTGTAGGATTCGCCTAAAAGTTCGTTGGCAAATTGAGCTCTAATCAAGTGCACTTGTCCAATTGCATatcataatttgaatttacaatCGACTGCATAAAGTAGGgcaattttcattcattgaGCCGGTTCGATAGTGGTTCAGCGTCATATCTCTGGAACTTAGGGTGCTACGAGGCtgaaatttagtttataaagcagttattattcaaaattgatttttatagtaGGCTCAATAATTAGAACTCATAAAGTACAACAGAGAATCGATCAGAATTCAGACGAAAAATACGTTATATCGACGACACAATTCACATTCAACAAATTCTAAACATTTTGTACAATGAGTAGTGGTTCAggtaaagaagaagaagagagtaCTGAAGAAGAACAGAGtactgaagaagaagaacagaGTACTGAAGAAGAAGACAGTAGTGACGAAGAAGAAAATAACACAGAAGCAGAGAGTAGTGACACTGATGAGAGAATGGGTTTTCAAGTACCTGATGAAGATCAAGAGGAACAGACATCCTTTAGTGGAACAGGAAGGATCCTGCAAGTGGATTATGCCAATATATGTGCATCCAATGGAGAACCATCTGTGGGAATTATAGCGCAGAATGGCGTCGTCATTGCAAGCGAGAAGAAACTAATCAATAGCCTGATTGAAAGTCATAGCATATTGAAAATGGCAAAACTAAACGAATGCCTTGGCATGGTCTATTCCGGTATTGAAGCTGACTTTCGACAGCTGACTAGGCTGGCTACGAAGATAGCAACGGGTTATATGGTGGCTGAAGATGACACAATACCACTGGAAGTATTACTGCAAGAGCTAGGTGCCAATATACAGCAATATACACAGTCTAGTGCTGTGCGACCTTTTGGTATTTCACTTCTAATTGCCGGCTGGCGTAGAGATCGTGCCCATCTCTATAAGATGACCTGTACCGGTTGCTTTGAGCCCCTCAAGGCCGTTGCAATTGGTCGCAATGCTGAGGCGGCTAATGCTTATCTGGAAAGACAGTACTCTGAAGAGATTGTCTTGGAATCTGCCATTTGTCTGGCCCTCCAGACCCTCAAGTTGTCCTGTGGTAATAATTCAATAGGTGCTCATCAAATGGCCGTTGGCATTTCCGATGCTAACGGCTTCAAAATTCTGAAAGACTTCGAAGTCGGCCTCTTATTGGCGCACTTGAGAGAGATTCCTTGATAGCATTCAAATCATTAAATCCTAATTATATCTTCTAGTTTTTGTAAATCTATTTTgaacaaatacatatttacaagGAGGGTAAATATCTTCCgttatatatatagtgttgGAAAGCGGCTATAAATCGGGCGCGTCAAAATTAGGTACTTACCCAAATTcgcttacaaaagtagtgttggtaaacggacaaagtagtgacaaattgtacaatacaaccatgcaaaacttaattttgtatgaaaatttcaaacatgTTTTTGAAAGtaaaccaagtgagtccccaatctaatttttaccgataaattcattataaatcacccctatttgtgtttttttttgagataagaaCCGTGTTATAGATAacagcatttttttaaaaataattttacacaACTTTTAAATgcctatttaatttttattatgaattgTAAATAtcgcatttttttaatgaaactcTGCCAGTATTTTACAACaccaattattttgttgtctgAACGTGGCTTAACAATTTTAGCTGTTGCTTCTCGTGCTTCTTTCATTGCACTGCTGCTTATCGCACAATAAATTATTGCTTCTCTTTGGAGTTTCTCGGTTTGCTTTCAGAGCATAACTAGAAATGAGTTTTCATCTCACCGAGCGATCTGTTGCATCTGATTTGAGACATTGTTTTGAATTCTATAAAGTCAGAAAACTAGCCAGGCGTAAAGCTAAACAATGCATTGAGCTGAGACTTGGAGAaagaaagctaaaaaaaaaagagaaggacgagcacatttttttatggCTACACGACAATGCTGCCTCTCTTTCAgcttctatctctctctctcactctatatgtatatatctctgtctctgtctctcctaGGTTCTGTTAATGCCGATGTGTCAAGTGGCACTTGTGGCGCCAGGACGGATAAGGTTTACCTGCTGCCGGGATTGTCTCTCAATGTTTTGTCTGCTGCTTATTGCTGTCTACCGgcattctatatttatttattttcttttgccttGCTTTCGCctgggtttcttttttttttttttgtcaactttACTTCTCtcttcatttcttttctttcatttgCCTTCAATGCAATTATACTGGATAAATATCTTCTTCCGTTTTAGCTGTAATTACAAAAGTTTAATTGAGTTTTCTCGGCTCGTTGTGTTCGTTTCTTTTTCcactttgtgtttttttttttttctgttttctgttttctgttctgtgttgttttctttttgttgttgtcctgtTTCTTTCATGTTGTTGTCCTGCTCGCCGACATCTGCACGTCGTGCTGTCATTGCGGCAACTGAGGCTAGAAGTTTATCCAGCATTCACTGGATAAGTCGTCCTGTTGTCCTGTCGCCGTGGCTGCTGTTGACGTTTTTTCATCTGAATCTCGTGTCTTGTTTctcctcactctctctctctctttctctttctcctgCTCTGTGTCGCTGTGCCTCTCGCATCTCttttattgttgatgttgcagaAAAAGAGTTGTTGTCAGCCTGCCAGGCCTGTCTATCTAGCGCCACGTGATTGTTTTTTGCCACAGTAAGAAAGTGTCcgacagacagaaagagagagagagagagagggagaacaGATTGGTAGACTGTTTGCCTGAGGCTGACTGATTTCTTCAGTTGTCCAAGGACAGGCGCTGGCATTACGCGCATAATCAAAAGTGATTAAAAGCTGAGCACTTTGCCATTTAAGAATTTGACTTTAAGGGCtgccaatttgtttttaataaatagcGAAAGTGTTGAGTAACGACACAAACACGCACAGGGTGctgaatgaaaaatataaatatatgccgCAGAGGGGGGGAGGGCAAATTCTGGTTAATTTATTCATTGCAAATTTACATGCTCatgtttgcaaatttaaaaactgcacacacactcgaCGAATGAAAGAGACAGCTGTGCGTAACTAGCTtaagtgagacagagagagagagagagagagtggtaGATATAGTAAAGCCGAGTGTTGGGGCCGTGCAAGCGAGTTTATTCAAAGCAGACTCTCCTAGTAATATGTAAATCGCATTGCCAGTGCTAAAGTGGAGTTTGCTCAGCGTCAGCAAAGCTTTCCAGCAAACAGCTCCaactacaacgacaactacaactgGAACCGCAACGCAACTCCATCCGAAgaccaaccccaaccccaaccccaatcCTCCtttattcacattcacattcgcatCAGCGCCTCCGTGTGGCATAGCGTTCAGTTATTTTCCTATGGGAAAAATCCACTTGGCGCTACCCCAATATTTACATATCATAGTTGGCTCCACAAATGAGTTGGCCCCACTGTCtgtctatatatacatatacacttatacacacacatatggtACATGTGTAGGTGTGTGGGTGGAGAAGTACGTGAGTGCCAAGTGAATGCAACGCGTGCTAACTTAAATCATCGCAGCCTATTACTTTGCtcacatacatttattaaatatgcattgcaatgaaaattcaacatttttacattttggaAAACTGCAAAACTCAAAAGACGATTCGCTTGAATTTCAATGAGAATCTGAGCACCAAACTCtagaaatttgaataaaatgttgaaagtATGGCAGCGCCGAACGTTAAGTTGGCAGCAGCTTATGaacaagttggcagcgctACTTGATAGAGTTACCAGACTCGATGGAGATTTATACTAAAATAATTGTGGCAGTCACAATTACAAttccaataataatattttatttattatttatgataactTGCAAATAACTAActgcttaatttaaattagctaTAAGATTGGTTTTAAATGCGTAATATTTTTCCTGACATAGTATAAATTAATGCTGACATCAAGGTTTGAGTTTTGCAGAGTTTTTATTGAGCTGAATCTACCTGTGCTTTCCCTCTTACTCTgaataaaatacacatttcACCGTCCCCTTTGcaaaaatcgaattaaaagaaaattgctatgaacaaaaaaataaaaaaattacatgaattcataataaaaactactgtcAGTTCAAATTACAGAACTTTCCATCatttgccaaaaacaaaacaaaaaaacagaacaaatGTGAAGGGAAATAAAACGCGAGCGGCGTAACCGGTGTCGATAAAGAAACAAGGATTCAAGGATATATACGAACTAGGTTTGAGTTGGGTGCGGTAACGTTTCGTAAATCTATTGGGGATATTTCCGCATGCACAACGTGCACTCCATATATGGAACATCCATACATACTTATGTTACACTCTATGTTTTCTGTATCCTGAAATAGGTGTATGCTATTTTGCGATTGAGCTGTCCAAATGCGCCTTTTAATGTAATCTCTTACGGATTTGTTTTGACAAGCGCACTCTGTTCACCGTCCTTTCCTTTtctttcctttcctttccttACCATTCCCTTACTCTCTTTGCCAATGTTGTGAGTTTCTTCCTTTTCAATGCATACGAAATGTTCGTATGTGTGGGGAGTGTGTGTATCAATGTTGTAGTTATGGGTTATGGGGTTGCTTACGTATACTTTTCGGTTTGCTCGTCATGTTTCATCATCATAAATATTCGATTACTCAGGCGTAtgtaatttgttatattatatatcttaaaacgattttttattaaacttttcgCCCCTTTAATCCAAGTGTATGAAATTAGCCTGAAGCGAGCTTAGATATGATTCCCATATGCTTTGACTCCCACAAAATTGAACGTAATTTTAGTGGAGTAAagcaattattaaatgtaatacaattttaaatatcatgtAAACATCgtcaattaatatttagtctcatttaaattaaattaaactaagtttctttgatttgattacttttaaaattgctgaTTCAGGTCCTTTAGCTTTTTCCGTTATGTATTGATATGTACAGTAAGTTGGATGTTGTTCTAGCGTTTCCGATAACAATTTTGAGTTAGCCTGCCCACTCTTTTATAAAGGAGAGCTGCTAACTTGTCGCTAAGCTGCTGCCAACTTGGCGTTAAATGTTTGTCATAATTTCTATCTTTTCGTTAACGGAAAAGCTAAGAAAACTATATTCCACTTAACTCTTAGGAGCATACGATCACTTCAGAGTACTTTGCGAAGCGAGACATCATAACTATTAAGTAGAAGATGATTTCACATTCTTTGATTCCAGAATTCCACATTGCTTATCATTCCACCTTTGAGCAAATTTCTCACTGATTTGTCTGCTGCTGTGGAAATGTAAGCAAATGTTGTGTAAGCCGACAAAGCAGCTTACTTGATTTACGTTTAACATTCCACCGATTCTTCCTTTTTCTCTTAGTTGTGGTCGGATGGTTGGATGGTTGGATGGTCCATCTTGAGCTGACATTTCAACTGACAATTTGAACGACTGGACGCGCTTGTCTTTgttatgcaaaatgcaatgcGCCCTCTGACTCTGAGTTTcagcatttgaatttgaatttgaatttgaatctgTATCTGCGACTGCGACTCGGACTCGACCTTTGTCCATTACCCACAGAGTCTGCActctataaattgtaaaactaTTTTCAATAACAGCATACAGAACAAGCATGCTCCAAGTTGTGGTTTATACTCccaactccagctccaactccaactccactCCTGACTCCAGCTTGAACTCCTCTTTGATTATTTGGCTTTAGCTGCTACCTTGACATGGCCAGAACGAACTGCCCTCGACGTACTGCCAATTGGGCGGCTTAAGGGT of Drosophila innubila isolate TH190305 chromosome X, UK_Dinn_1.0, whole genome shotgun sequence contains these proteins:
- the LOC117785964 gene encoding proteasome subunit alpha type-2-like, with the translated sequence MSSGSGKEEEESTEEEQSTEEEEQSTEEEDSSDEEENNTEAESSDTDERMGFQVPDEDQEEQTSFSGTGRILQVDYANICASNGEPSVGIIAQNGVVIASEKKLINSLIESHSILKMAKLNECLGMVYSGIEADFRQLTRLATKIATGYMVAEDDTIPLEVLLQELGANIQQYTQSSAVRPFGISLLIAGWRRDRAHLYKMTCTGCFEPLKAVAIGRNAEAANAYLERQYSEEIVLESAICLALQTLKLSCGNNSIGAHQMAVGISDANGFKILKDFEVGLLLAHLREIP